A stretch of Imperialibacter roseus DNA encodes these proteins:
- the rplJ gene encoding 50S ribosomal protein L10 yields MTREDKAVLIEELKEKFSNNGHFYITDASGLSVAEVNNFRGKCFDSGVEYRVIKNSLIRKALESLEGDFSPLNDTALKGFSGVLFSKEDAKAPAKLIKDFKKADKESRPKLKAASIEKDLFIGEQHLDMLISLKSKSELIGEVIGLLQSPAKNVIGALQSGQHKLAGIVKTLSEKES; encoded by the coding sequence ATGACAAGAGAAGATAAGGCAGTGCTCATTGAAGAGCTGAAAGAGAAGTTTTCCAACAATGGTCACTTCTATATTACTGATGCTTCCGGTCTTTCCGTTGCTGAAGTGAACAACTTCAGAGGTAAGTGCTTTGATAGCGGCGTTGAATACCGTGTAATCAAGAATTCACTTATCAGAAAGGCACTCGAGTCACTTGAAGGTGATTTTTCACCACTCAATGACACAGCTTTGAAAGGATTTTCAGGCGTTCTTTTCTCAAAAGAAGACGCAAAGGCTCCTGCAAAACTTATCAAAGACTTCAAAAAAGCTGATAAAGAGAGTCGACCTAAATTAAAGGCTGCTTCCATAGAAAAGGATTTATTCATCGGCGAACAGCATCTTGACATGCTTATTAGCTTGAAGTCTAAGTCCGAACTGATCGGAGAGGTAATTGGATTGCTCCAATCTCCGGCCAAAAACGTGATTGGCGCTCTTCAGAGTGGTCAGCACAAACTGGCAGGTATCGTAAAGACCCTGTCAGAAAAAGAATCATAA
- the tuf gene encoding elongation factor Tu encodes MAKANFDRSKPHVNIGTIGHVDHGKTTLTAAISAVLAGKGLAEIKDFSAIDNAPEEKERGITINTSHIEYQTEKRHYAHVDCPGHADYVKNMVTGAAQMDGAIIVVAATDGPMPQTREHILLSRQVGVPALVVFMNKVDLVDDPELLELVEMEIRELLTYYDFPGDTIPVIQGSALGALNGEAKWVAKVEELMNAVDEHIPLPERAIDKDFLMPVEDVFSITGRGTVATGRIERGVTNTGDAVDIIGMGAEGLKSTITGVEMFRKILDRGEAGDNVGLLLRGIEKSQIRRGMIICKPGSVKPHAHFKAEVYVLSKEEGGRHTPFFNRYRPQFYLRTTDVTGEITLPANVEMVMPGDNITIEVKLLNPVALEKGLRFAIREGGRTVGSGQVTEILD; translated from the coding sequence ATGGCAAAAGCAAACTTTGATCGTTCTAAACCGCACGTAAATATTGGCACCATCGGTCACGTTGACCACGGTAAAACCACTTTGACGGCTGCTATTTCTGCAGTTCTTGCGGGTAAAGGACTGGCCGAAATTAAAGACTTCTCAGCGATCGATAACGCTCCAGAAGAAAAAGAAAGAGGTATTACTATCAATACTTCGCACATCGAGTACCAAACTGAAAAGAGACACTACGCTCACGTGGATTGTCCTGGTCACGCTGACTATGTGAAGAACATGGTTACTGGTGCTGCGCAAATGGACGGAGCGATCATCGTAGTGGCTGCGACTGACGGACCAATGCCTCAAACCAGAGAGCACATCCTTCTTTCTCGTCAGGTAGGTGTTCCTGCGCTTGTGGTTTTCATGAACAAAGTCGATTTGGTAGATGATCCAGAACTTCTTGAGCTTGTTGAAATGGAAATCAGAGAGCTTCTTACTTATTATGACTTCCCAGGCGATACTATTCCTGTTATTCAGGGATCGGCTCTAGGCGCACTTAACGGTGAAGCTAAGTGGGTAGCTAAAGTAGAAGAGCTTATGAACGCTGTTGATGAGCACATTCCACTTCCTGAAAGAGCGATCGACAAGGATTTCCTTATGCCTGTTGAAGACGTGTTCTCAATTACTGGTCGTGGTACAGTTGCCACCGGTAGAATTGAAAGAGGTGTAACCAACACAGGTGATGCAGTTGACATCATCGGTATGGGTGCTGAAGGTCTTAAGTCTACCATCACTGGTGTTGAGATGTTCCGTAAGATTTTGGATAGAGGTGAAGCTGGTGACAACGTAGGTCTGCTACTTAGAGGTATTGAGAAGTCTCAAATCCGTCGTGGTATGATCATCTGTAAGCCAGGTTCTGTGAAGCCTCACGCTCACTTCAAGGCCGAAGTTTATGTTCTTTCTAAAGAAGAAGGTGGACGTCACACTCCTTTCTTCAACAGATACAGACCTCAGTTCTACTTGAGAACTACTGACGTAACTGGTGAGATTACTCTTCCTGCAAACGTAGAAATGGTAATGCCAGGTGATAACATCACTATCGAGGTGAAATTGCTTAACCCGGTTGCTCTTGAGAAAGGTCTAAGATTCGCCATCAGAGAAGGTGGCAGAACCGTTGGTTCTGGTCAGGTGACTGAAATTCTTGACTAA
- the rplK gene encoding 50S ribosomal protein L11, with protein sequence MAKEISGYLKLQVRGGQANPAPPIGPALGSKGLNIMEFCKQFNARTQEKQGMVLPVLVTIYTDKSFDFVIKTPPAPVLIMEASKVKKGSAEPNRDKVGSVTWDQVKQIAETKMPDLNAFTVESAMKMVAGTARSMGVRVTGAAPWDN encoded by the coding sequence ATGGCTAAAGAAATTAGCGGGTACTTGAAACTTCAAGTGCGTGGTGGACAAGCCAACCCTGCACCCCCGATTGGTCCGGCTTTAGGTAGCAAGGGTCTTAACATAATGGAGTTCTGCAAGCAGTTTAACGCTAGAACGCAGGAAAAGCAAGGTATGGTTCTTCCGGTATTAGTAACCATCTATACCGACAAATCTTTTGACTTTGTAATCAAGACGCCTCCTGCGCCAGTGTTGATAATGGAGGCTTCAAAGGTTAAGAAGGGATCTGCTGAACCCAACAGGGACAAAGTAGGATCAGTTACATGGGATCAGGTAAAGCAAATTGCTGAAACTAAGATGCCTGACCTAAACGCATTTACCGTAGAGTCTGCTATGAAAATGGTAGCCGGTACTGCAAGAAGCATGGGTGTTAGGGTAACAGGAGCTGCTCCTTGGGATAATTAA
- the rplA gene encoding 50S ribosomal protein L1, whose protein sequence is MAKLTKNQKAVAAKIDVSKEYGVDDAAKLVKDITFTKFDASVDLDIRLGVDPRKADQMVRGVVALPHGIGKEVKVLVLCTPDKEQEAKDAGADFVGLDDYIKKIEAGWTDIDVIVTMPTVMAKVGKLGRVLGPRGLMPNPKSGTVTLDVGKAVKEVKAGKIDFKVDKTGIIHASIGKVSFPADQIRDNAMEMIQTIARLKPSSSKGTYFKSIHLSSTMSAGITIDKNTIGGI, encoded by the coding sequence ATGGCAAAGCTTACTAAGAATCAAAAGGCCGTTGCGGCCAAAATAGATGTCAGCAAGGAGTATGGTGTTGATGACGCTGCCAAACTGGTAAAGGACATCACCTTCACTAAGTTCGATGCTTCTGTTGATCTCGACATCAGACTTGGAGTAGACCCTCGTAAGGCTGACCAAATGGTAAGAGGCGTAGTTGCCCTGCCACATGGTATCGGTAAGGAGGTAAAGGTATTGGTGCTTTGCACGCCTGACAAAGAGCAGGAAGCAAAGGACGCAGGTGCCGACTTCGTTGGTCTTGATGATTACATTAAGAAAATTGAAGCTGGTTGGACTGATATCGATGTAATCGTTACCATGCCAACCGTGATGGCTAAAGTGGGTAAATTGGGAAGAGTGCTGGGACCACGTGGTTTGATGCCTAACCCTAAATCAGGTACCGTTACTTTGGATGTTGGAAAAGCGGTAAAGGAAGTGAAAGCTGGTAAAATCGACTTTAAAGTTGACAAAACCGGTATCATCCATGCCAGCATTGGCAAGGTGTCTTTCCCAGCCGATCAGATCAGGGACAATGCGATGGAGATGATCCAGACTATTGCTCGGTTGAAGCCAAGTTCTTCTAAAGGCACGTACTTCAAAAGTATCCACCTTTCAAGCACCATGAGTGCAGGCATCACTATTGATAAAAATACGATAGGAGGGATTTAA
- the rplL gene encoding 50S ribosomal protein L7/L12 yields MADLKAFAEQLVNLSVKEVNELAAILKDEYGIEPAAAAAPVAVAGGAAAGGGDAAAEEKNSFDVILKSAGAAKLAVVKLVKDLTGLGLKEAKELVDGAPKAVKEGVAKDEAEALKKQLEEAGAEVELK; encoded by the coding sequence ATGGCAGATTTGAAAGCATTCGCAGAGCAACTGGTTAATCTTTCTGTAAAAGAAGTTAACGAACTTGCGGCAATTCTTAAAGATGAGTATGGCATTGAGCCAGCCGCTGCTGCAGCTCCGGTAGCAGTTGCAGGTGGTGCTGCTGCAGGTGGTGGAGACGCCGCTGCAGAAGAGAAGAACTCATTTGATGTTATCCTTAAGTCAGCGGGAGCTGCTAAGCTTGCAGTTGTTAAGCTTGTGAAGGACCTTACTGGACTTGGCTTGAAAGAAGCTAAAGAACTAGTTGATGGTGCTCCTAAGGCAGTGAAAGAAGGCGTTGCTAAAGATGAGGCTGAAGCCCTTAAGAAGCAACTGGAAGAAGCTGGAGCTGAAGTAGAATTGAAATAA
- the nusG gene encoding transcription termination/antitermination protein NusG — MGEINWYVVRAVSGQEKKVKTYLETEITRQNLEETIPQVLIPSEKVYEMRNGKKRVRERNFFPGYIIIAADLSHGEILHTITNIPGVIGFLGSRDKTKAPVPLRQNEVNRILGKVDEMDEAEEKLDTPFIVGEIVKVMDGPFSGFTGTVEEVFEERRKLNVMVKIFGRNTPVELNYFQVEKQD, encoded by the coding sequence ATGGGAGAAATTAATTGGTACGTGGTAAGAGCAGTAAGCGGGCAGGAGAAGAAAGTCAAGACCTACCTGGAGACTGAGATTACCAGACAAAATCTGGAGGAAACTATTCCTCAGGTTTTAATTCCGTCCGAGAAAGTATACGAAATGCGTAATGGTAAAAAGCGAGTGAGAGAGCGTAACTTTTTTCCCGGTTACATCATCATCGCCGCCGACCTTTCGCATGGAGAAATACTTCACACAATAACGAATATCCCTGGTGTAATAGGGTTTCTGGGTTCCAGAGACAAAACGAAGGCACCAGTACCTCTAAGGCAGAATGAAGTGAACCGGATACTTGGAAAAGTAGACGAAATGGATGAAGCCGAAGAGAAATTAGATACACCTTTTATAGTAGGTGAAATAGTGAAGGTGATGGATGGGCCATTTAGTGGTTTCACAGGAACGGTTGAGGAAGTATTCGAAGAAAGAAGAAAGCTTAATGTGATGGTGAAAATATTTGGCCGGAACACACCAGTTGAATTGAATTATTTCCAGGTAGAAAAACAGGATTAA
- a CDS encoding M1 family metallopeptidase, whose translation MGRNTLEGKLGSGTALLSVACILLTIVGCRSSYQASSNAAGAEEAIVEIDLPPYQPASPRFFDILHTRLDLEFDWENKWVIGQADITLRPYFYPQNQLMLDAKSFEIIGCDLVEHSAAVPLEFHYDGEAVYINLEKDYKRSDTLSIRMKYIAKPYERAAQPGQAVASDRGLFFVNPSGADTLKPKQLWTQGETQFNSRWFPTIDAPNERFTQEIFLTVDSSLTTLSNGVLQSSDYLGNGLKKDHWKLDKPHAPYLAMIAVGNFAKVDDWADSLQLSYYVEPAFEKYAKDIFGNTPEMIAYFSQVLDYPYPWAKYDQIVVRDYVSGAMENTTASVFMEDLQVSRRELLDDHWDGIIAHELFHQWFGDLVTCESWANLALNEGFANYSEYLWNEHKYGKEEADYNLWIEKDNYLAEVGSGKLDPIINYFYENPDDLFDSHRYSKAGLVLHMLRNYTGDEAFFASLNHYLKANAYQSVEIDDLRKSFEAVTGEDLQWFFEQWFELPGHPVLEVSTSYANDSLTININQLQVSDSIGLFVFPLDIQIWEGATSTTHELLVDAPEITMTLPLSKEPTLVEADPERVLLAEIYQPKTSQELLMAFSNGSSFALRREALETLFSEGDSISIGNAAMLGLADVSPRLREMTLDNLVGRGHLTNPDIARAVQKLTTDSRSLVRAAAFSAYSETESGDINEVMMKALADSSYSVIGAGLEVLLQDYVEDPIWLRDFLGLTHLNIAAPIAGYYNQQVKEGHLDWYNKNLLSFHGMDRWMFLQYYIEYVVLTDLFKDESTAKVLTYIATNDNEYYNRIAAFQSMTLVIPETPENRKILASIAAKEEDQRAKAVMNSLLAAEGN comes from the coding sequence ATGGGCAGGAACACTTTAGAAGGAAAGCTTGGGTCGGGAACAGCATTGCTCTCAGTCGCATGTATATTATTAACAATTGTTGGCTGCAGGTCTTCCTATCAGGCTTCGTCAAACGCCGCTGGGGCTGAAGAGGCCATTGTTGAAATAGATTTGCCGCCCTACCAACCCGCCAGTCCCAGGTTTTTCGATATCCTGCACACCCGGCTTGACCTGGAATTCGATTGGGAAAACAAATGGGTGATCGGTCAGGCTGACATCACCCTGAGGCCTTACTTCTATCCTCAGAACCAACTGATGCTGGATGCGAAAAGCTTTGAAATCATTGGCTGTGATTTAGTGGAACACTCGGCCGCTGTTCCTTTGGAGTTCCATTACGACGGTGAGGCCGTTTATATTAATTTGGAAAAGGACTATAAGAGATCGGACACACTGTCAATCAGAATGAAGTACATCGCTAAGCCATACGAGCGGGCAGCACAACCCGGACAGGCAGTAGCCTCCGACCGGGGCTTGTTCTTCGTTAACCCATCTGGTGCCGACACGCTGAAGCCTAAGCAATTGTGGACGCAAGGTGAGACACAATTCAATTCCCGCTGGTTTCCTACCATCGATGCACCTAATGAAAGATTTACACAGGAGATATTCCTGACTGTGGACTCTTCGCTAACCACACTATCCAATGGTGTGCTTCAATCCTCTGATTATTTGGGAAACGGCCTTAAGAAAGACCATTGGAAACTCGATAAGCCACATGCGCCTTACCTGGCCATGATTGCGGTTGGCAACTTTGCGAAGGTTGACGATTGGGCCGATTCACTCCAGCTATCTTATTATGTGGAACCAGCTTTTGAAAAATATGCCAAGGACATCTTCGGAAACACGCCAGAAATGATTGCTTACTTTTCTCAGGTGCTGGACTATCCTTATCCCTGGGCCAAGTACGACCAGATTGTCGTCAGAGACTATGTGTCTGGGGCTATGGAGAATACAACGGCATCCGTTTTCATGGAAGACCTTCAGGTGAGCAGGAGGGAGCTGCTTGACGATCATTGGGACGGCATCATCGCACATGAGCTCTTTCACCAGTGGTTTGGCGACCTGGTCACCTGTGAGTCGTGGGCTAACCTGGCACTCAACGAGGGTTTTGCCAACTACAGCGAATACTTGTGGAACGAACACAAGTATGGCAAGGAAGAAGCGGACTATAATTTATGGATCGAAAAGGATAACTACCTGGCCGAAGTTGGCAGCGGTAAGTTGGATCCCATTATTAATTATTTCTACGAAAACCCTGACGACCTTTTTGATAGCCATCGTTATTCAAAAGCTGGCCTTGTGCTGCACATGCTTCGCAACTATACGGGGGATGAAGCTTTTTTTGCGTCACTCAACCATTACTTAAAAGCGAATGCCTATCAGTCAGTCGAAATTGATGACCTTCGGAAGTCCTTTGAGGCTGTGACAGGAGAAGACCTGCAATGGTTCTTCGAGCAATGGTTCGAACTACCCGGGCATCCGGTTTTGGAGGTATCAACGTCCTATGCCAATGATAGTCTCACTATCAACATCAACCAATTGCAGGTGTCCGATTCGATCGGGCTCTTTGTTTTCCCTCTGGATATTCAAATTTGGGAAGGAGCCACCAGCACAACCCATGAATTGCTAGTCGATGCTCCCGAGATTACGATGACTTTGCCGCTGTCAAAGGAGCCAACATTGGTGGAGGCTGACCCGGAAAGGGTTTTGCTAGCCGAAATTTATCAGCCCAAAACAAGCCAGGAGTTGCTGATGGCCTTTTCTAATGGAAGTTCCTTTGCCCTTCGAAGAGAGGCACTGGAAACACTCTTTTCTGAAGGTGACTCCATTTCGATAGGCAATGCTGCGATGCTCGGTTTGGCAGACGTATCCCCACGCCTGCGAGAGATGACGCTGGATAATTTGGTTGGCCGGGGCCACCTGACTAATCCTGACATTGCAAGGGCTGTACAAAAACTCACTACCGACAGCCGTTCGCTGGTGAGGGCAGCAGCATTCAGTGCTTACAGCGAAACAGAATCGGGCGATATAAACGAGGTGATGATGAAAGCACTTGCCGATTCTTCTTATAGTGTAATAGGGGCTGGTCTTGAGGTGCTACTTCAGGATTATGTGGAAGATCCTATTTGGCTCAGGGACTTTCTTGGCTTAACACACCTTAATATAGCAGCACCTATTGCAGGTTACTACAATCAGCAGGTGAAAGAGGGGCATCTTGACTGGTACAATAAGAACCTGCTTAGCTTTCATGGCATGGATCGCTGGATGTTTCTGCAGTACTATATAGAGTACGTCGTGTTGACAGATCTCTTCAAGGATGAGTCAACAGCGAAGGTGCTTACGTATATTGCTACGAACGACAACGAATATTATAATCGAATTGCCGCTTTCCAGTCGATGACACTGGTGATTCCAGAAACCCCCGAAAACAGGAAGATACTCGCCTCAATTGCAGCAAAGGAGGAAGACCAGCGAGCGAAAGCGGTTATGAACAGCTTACTGGCTGCCGAAGGGAACTAA
- the secE gene encoding preprotein translocase subunit SecE → MNKLVAFVKESYDEMRTKVTWPKYSELQGSSVLVLVASLIFALFIGVVDLAFENALKWFYNAF, encoded by the coding sequence ATGAATAAACTGGTTGCGTTCGTAAAGGAGTCTTATGACGAGATGAGAACCAAGGTAACTTGGCCTAAATACTCTGAACTTCAGGGTAGCTCCGTGCTGGTGTTGGTGGCATCACTAATATTTGCTTTGTTCATCGGTGTTGTAGATTTGGCGTTTGAAAACGCATTGAAATGGTTTTATAACGCCTTTTAA
- the rpoB gene encoding DNA-directed RNA polymerase subunit beta produces the protein MANKKTSERINFSSIKPVIDYPDFLDVQLQSFKDFFQLETPAEKRIQEGLFKVFAENFPISDSRENFVLEFIDYTVDPPKYSVDESIDRGLTYSVPLKAKLRLSCNDADNEDFETIEQEVFLGNIPYMTEKGSFVINGAERVIVSQLHRSPGVFFAQSKHTNGTKLYSARIIPFKGSWIEFATDVNNVMYSYIDRKKKFPVTTLLRAIGYGTDKDILDLFGLSEEVEANQKNLKKIVGRKLAARVLRTWTEDFVDEDTGEVVSIDRNEIVLERDSIIGEEDLDTILESGTKSIILHREDVNVTDYAIIYNTLQKDNSNSEKEAVEQIYRQLRNTEAPDEQTARDIIQSLFFSDKRYDLGEVGRYRINKKLGLDISFDVRVLTTEDIVRIVKYLIGLINSKAVVDDIDHLSNRRVRTVGEQLYSQFSVGLARMARTIKERMNVRDNEDFKPVDLINARTLSSVINSFFGTNQLSQFMDQTNPLAEITHKRRMSALGPGGLSRERAGFEVRDVHYTHYGRLCTIETPEGPNIGLISSLCVHAKVNSMGFIETPYRMVEGGIVGNDVFYLTAEEEDTHYIAQANAPIDDKGKYLNDKVKARFEGDFPVVEPPTLKYMDIAPNQIVSVAASMIPFLEHDDANRALMGSNMQRQAVPLLRPQAPIVGTGLEGRIAKDSRTLVTAEGNGEVVFVDAKKIVVRYDRDDEGELISFDNENVEYNLIKFRRTNQDTCINLKPIVFKGQKVVTGQILCEGFATEQGELALGRNLQVAFMPWQGYNFEDAIVISEKVVRDDIFTSIHIEEFELEVRDTKRGEEELTSEIPNVSEEAVKNLDENGIIRIGADVKEGDILIGKITPKGETDPTPEEKLLRAIFGDKAGDVKDASLKASPSLRGVVIDTKLFSRPKKDKDLRSKSKKEVEVLKSKYSNQLLELRNRMVKKLTTLLEGKTSQGVKHKFGDELISKGVKFNGRNIDENLFPPKNVYRDESNYNVPEEANLISDVNLDNWTTDAHVNENIVKLVKNYMKARNEVAGDFKRARFTLEVGDELPAGIVQLAKVYVAKKRKLKVGDKMAGRHGNKGVVAKIVREEDMPFTEDGTPVDVVLNPLGVPSRMNIGQIYETVLGWAGLKLGRKYATPIFDGASMEQVAAELKEAGLPDFGRTYLTDGLTGVRFDQPVTVGVIYVLKLGHLVDDKMHARSIGPYSLITQQPLGGKAQFGGQRFGEMEVWALEAFGASNILQEILTIKSDDVVGRAKAYEAIVKGENMQKPGIPESFNVLVHELRGLALEITLD, from the coding sequence TTGGCTAATAAAAAGACATCCGAAAGAATCAATTTCTCTTCCATTAAGCCAGTAATAGATTATCCTGATTTTCTTGATGTGCAACTCCAGTCTTTCAAAGACTTTTTCCAATTGGAGACGCCTGCAGAAAAGAGAATCCAGGAAGGACTTTTCAAAGTATTCGCTGAAAACTTCCCTATTTCTGACTCAAGAGAGAATTTCGTTCTTGAATTCATTGACTATACTGTAGATCCTCCAAAGTATTCTGTAGACGAGAGTATCGACAGAGGTCTTACCTATTCGGTTCCGCTTAAAGCGAAATTAAGACTTTCCTGCAACGATGCAGACAATGAGGACTTCGAGACGATTGAGCAAGAGGTTTTCCTTGGAAATATTCCTTACATGACGGAGAAAGGCTCCTTCGTGATCAATGGTGCTGAGCGTGTTATCGTTTCTCAGCTTCACAGATCACCAGGCGTTTTCTTTGCTCAGAGTAAGCACACTAACGGTACCAAGCTTTATTCTGCCAGGATCATACCTTTTAAAGGTTCCTGGATAGAGTTTGCCACTGACGTGAATAACGTCATGTACTCTTACATTGACAGGAAAAAGAAGTTCCCGGTGACCACTCTTTTGAGAGCCATTGGATACGGTACTGATAAAGACATTCTGGACCTTTTCGGTCTGTCTGAAGAAGTCGAAGCCAATCAGAAGAACCTGAAGAAAATTGTCGGCAGAAAGTTGGCCGCCAGGGTGCTACGTACCTGGACGGAGGACTTTGTGGATGAAGATACAGGTGAGGTTGTTTCTATCGACAGAAATGAGATTGTTCTCGAAAGAGATTCTATCATAGGAGAAGAAGACCTTGACACGATATTGGAGTCCGGCACTAAGTCGATCATCCTGCACAGGGAAGATGTGAACGTGACAGATTACGCTATTATATATAACACGCTTCAGAAGGATAATTCTAACTCTGAGAAAGAAGCAGTGGAGCAAATCTATCGCCAGCTTAGAAATACAGAGGCGCCTGATGAACAAACAGCCAGAGATATTATCCAGAGTTTGTTCTTCAGTGACAAGCGTTATGACCTTGGTGAAGTAGGTCGTTACAGAATCAACAAGAAACTAGGTCTCGATATATCTTTCGACGTTCGGGTGTTAACAACCGAGGACATTGTTAGGATTGTGAAGTACCTGATCGGATTGATCAACTCCAAAGCTGTAGTTGATGATATTGACCACCTTTCTAATCGTCGTGTTAGAACGGTAGGTGAGCAGTTGTACAGCCAGTTCTCTGTTGGTTTGGCCCGTATGGCCCGTACCATCAAGGAAAGAATGAACGTGCGTGACAATGAGGACTTCAAGCCTGTTGATTTGATCAACGCCAGAACGCTGTCTTCAGTTATCAACTCGTTCTTTGGTACCAATCAGCTTTCGCAGTTTATGGACCAAACCAATCCTCTTGCTGAGATCACTCACAAAAGAAGGATGTCTGCCCTCGGGCCAGGCGGTTTGTCAAGAGAGCGTGCCGGTTTCGAGGTTCGTGACGTACACTATACTCACTACGGTCGCCTTTGTACCATTGAAACACCGGAAGGACCAAACATTGGTCTTATCTCTTCCTTGTGTGTGCATGCGAAAGTAAACAGCATGGGATTCATCGAGACGCCTTACCGGATGGTAGAGGGGGGTATCGTCGGAAACGACGTGTTCTACCTTACAGCCGAGGAAGAAGATACGCATTATATTGCCCAGGCCAATGCGCCAATTGATGACAAGGGTAAGTATCTGAACGACAAAGTAAAGGCTCGTTTTGAAGGTGACTTCCCCGTTGTGGAACCACCTACGCTGAAGTACATGGACATTGCTCCTAACCAGATTGTTTCTGTTGCGGCGTCAATGATTCCATTCCTTGAGCATGATGATGCCAACCGTGCTTTGATGGGATCGAACATGCAGCGCCAGGCAGTGCCACTTCTTCGTCCACAGGCGCCAATCGTTGGTACCGGACTCGAAGGAAGAATTGCAAAAGACTCAAGAACGCTGGTGACAGCCGAAGGAAATGGCGAGGTTGTTTTTGTAGATGCTAAGAAAATAGTAGTAAGATACGATAGAGACGACGAAGGTGAACTAATCAGCTTCGACAACGAAAACGTAGAATACAACCTTATTAAGTTCAGGAGAACTAACCAGGACACATGTATCAACCTGAAACCTATTGTTTTCAAAGGGCAGAAAGTGGTAACTGGTCAGATACTTTGCGAAGGGTTTGCGACTGAACAAGGCGAGTTAGCTCTCGGTCGTAACCTTCAGGTGGCGTTCATGCCATGGCAAGGATACAACTTCGAGGATGCGATCGTAATTTCTGAGAAAGTAGTTCGTGACGATATCTTTACATCAATTCACATCGAAGAATTTGAACTTGAAGTAAGAGATACGAAACGTGGTGAGGAAGAACTTACTTCTGAAATCCCTAACGTTAGCGAAGAGGCTGTTAAAAACCTTGACGAGAACGGTATTATCAGGATTGGTGCAGACGTAAAAGAAGGCGATATCCTTATTGGTAAGATCACACCTAAGGGAGAAACAGATCCAACTCCTGAAGAGAAACTCCTTAGAGCAATCTTCGGCGACAAAGCTGGTGATGTGAAAGATGCTTCTTTGAAAGCTTCACCATCGCTAAGAGGTGTTGTTATTGACACCAAGTTATTCTCTCGCCCCAAGAAGGACAAAGACCTTAGAAGCAAGTCTAAGAAAGAGGTGGAAGTACTTAAGAGTAAGTATTCCAACCAGCTTCTTGAGCTTCGCAACCGAATGGTGAAGAAGCTGACTACGCTTCTTGAAGGCAAGACGTCGCAAGGTGTTAAGCATAAGTTCGGCGATGAATTGATCTCCAAAGGGGTGAAATTCAATGGTCGTAACATCGATGAGAATCTGTTCCCACCTAAGAACGTTTACAGAGACGAAAGTAACTACAACGTTCCCGAGGAGGCTAACCTGATTTCCGATGTAAATCTTGATAACTGGACAACAGATGCTCATGTAAATGAGAACATCGTAAAGCTGGTCAAGAACTACATGAAGGCAAGGAATGAAGTTGCCGGTGATTTCAAGAGAGCAAGATTCACTCTTGAGGTTGGTGATGAACTGCCTGCTGGCATCGTTCAGCTTGCCAAGGTTTACGTGGCTAAGAAGCGTAAGCTGAAAGTAGGTGATAAAATGGCCGGTCGTCACGGTAACAAAGGGGTGGTTGCAAAGATCGTTCGTGAAGAGGATATGCCGTTTACAGAGGACGGAACACCAGTTGACGTGGTTCTTAACCCACTGGGTGTACCTTCTCGTATGAACATTGGTCAGATATACGAAACTGTACTTGGTTGGGCAGGTTTGAAGTTGGGTCGCAAGTATGCCACTCCAATTTTTGACGGCGCTTCAATGGAGCAGGTAGCAGCAGAGTTGAAGGAGGCAGGTTTGCCTGATTTTGGTAGAACTTACCTGACCGATGGTCTTACCGGTGTTCGTTTCGATCAGCCTGTTACAGTCGGTGTGATTTATGTGCTGAAACTTGGTCACCTCGTTGATGACAAAATGCACGCTCGTTCAATCGGACCTTACTCTCTTATTACCCAGCAGCCGCTTGGTGGTAAGGCACAGTTTGGTGGTCAGCGATTTGGTGAAATGGAAGTTTGGGCACTTGAAGCATTTGGTGCATCCAACATCCTTCAGGAAATCCTTACCATTAAGTCCGATGATGTTGTTGGCCGTGCCAAAGCATATGAGGCGATAGTGAAAGGTGAGAACATGCAGAAGCCTGGAATTCCGGAATCATTCAACGTATTGGTTCACGAACTCCGTGGTTTGGCACTTGAAATCACTCTTGACTAA